A region from the Stygiolobus caldivivus genome encodes:
- the cutA gene encoding glyceraldehyde dehydrogenase subunit alpha, which translates to MYVGQRVKRKEDLKLITGTGRYVDDIQLNGMVYVSVLRSTVPHARLKKVDYQEALKLPGVINVITGLNLQVDNRPKNFPIAKDEVLFVGQPIAAVVATDRYTAYDALELISYDYDELPAVIDPEESLKDETKAIEGRDNVAYKKTYKGGDAEKAYEQSQVKVEEKVEISRVYPSAMEPRGLLVDYQQDRLTVYASTQSPHFMRSYLLSAFSDMVKDIRVIQADVGGAFGSKLFPYPEDYIAVYASIITRRPVKLVLTRSEDVLSTYHARGQIHKVKVGANKDGKVNAILDDVIIDLGAAWHGTYLADIAATLITGPYDIKNALANVYGVLTNKVPLDQYRGAGRPEAAFVYERIMDILADEIGMDPIELRRKNVIQSTPYTNPFGLKYDSGNYIDLLNKAERFYREMEQEAEKLRREGRKVGVGLSFYVEQNNFGPWESASVRLLADGKVEVIIGAAPHGQGTATGIAQIVADELQISIDDVEVVWGDTDKISNAFGTYGSRSLTLAGNAALLATRRLKDNIMRLAASFLKSDVEELQYKDGKVYNPKSGKEMSLKEIARKTTGNLGGVWRYKAEPTLEATASFGFDNYTFPYGSHIAMVEVDETGKVKVLNYVAIDDIGLVVNPMLAEGQVHGGIIQGFGEALLEEIVYSREGTPLTTNFSEYAIPSAVESFNMKWVYLEEGKSSAPLPAKGIGEGATIGAPPAIVRALEKAIGKKITKIPVRMEELI; encoded by the coding sequence GTGTACGTAGGTCAAAGGGTTAAAAGAAAGGAGGATCTAAAGTTAATAACCGGGACCGGGAGGTACGTTGACGATATCCAACTAAACGGTATGGTTTACGTATCGGTGCTAAGGAGCACGGTGCCACATGCAAGGCTGAAGAAGGTGGACTATCAAGAAGCCCTCAAATTACCGGGAGTAATAAACGTAATTACGGGCCTTAACTTACAAGTCGACAACAGACCTAAGAATTTCCCTATAGCAAAGGACGAGGTCTTGTTTGTAGGACAACCCATAGCAGCTGTAGTGGCGACTGATAGGTATACGGCATATGACGCTCTCGAGTTGATATCTTATGACTATGATGAATTGCCCGCCGTCATAGACCCCGAGGAGTCACTAAAGGACGAAACTAAGGCAATCGAGGGAAGAGATAACGTTGCTTATAAGAAAACTTACAAAGGAGGAGACGCAGAAAAAGCGTATGAACAAAGTCAAGTGAAAGTTGAGGAAAAGGTCGAAATATCTAGGGTCTATCCCTCTGCCATGGAGCCTAGGGGGCTTCTGGTAGACTACCAACAAGATAGGCTTACCGTTTATGCGTCTACACAATCTCCCCATTTTATGAGGTCCTACCTATTATCTGCTTTTTCGGATATGGTCAAAGATATTAGGGTAATCCAAGCCGACGTAGGAGGTGCTTTTGGGTCAAAACTTTTCCCATATCCTGAGGACTACATAGCAGTTTACGCGTCTATAATTACGAGGAGGCCTGTAAAGCTAGTCCTCACTAGGAGTGAAGACGTCCTATCGACTTACCACGCCAGAGGACAAATACATAAAGTAAAGGTGGGTGCAAATAAGGACGGCAAAGTTAATGCAATTCTTGATGACGTAATTATAGACTTAGGTGCTGCTTGGCATGGTACGTACTTAGCCGATATTGCAGCAACACTAATTACCGGACCTTATGATATTAAAAACGCGTTAGCCAATGTTTACGGTGTATTAACAAATAAGGTACCATTAGACCAATACAGAGGAGCAGGTAGACCAGAAGCAGCTTTTGTTTATGAGAGGATAATGGATATCCTAGCGGACGAGATAGGTATGGATCCAATAGAACTAAGAAGAAAAAACGTAATTCAGTCTACACCTTATACTAACCCCTTCGGGCTTAAATACGATAGCGGGAACTATATCGACCTACTAAATAAAGCAGAAAGGTTTTACAGAGAGATGGAGCAAGAAGCTGAAAAACTGAGGAGGGAGGGTAGGAAAGTAGGAGTAGGCCTATCATTCTATGTAGAACAAAACAACTTCGGTCCTTGGGAGAGCGCTTCTGTCCGCCTGCTGGCCGATGGTAAAGTAGAAGTAATAATAGGGGCAGCACCACACGGCCAAGGGACAGCTACCGGTATAGCACAGATAGTAGCAGATGAACTGCAAATAAGTATAGACGACGTAGAAGTAGTTTGGGGGGACACTGATAAGATCTCAAACGCGTTTGGGACTTATGGGAGCAGGAGCTTGACCTTAGCGGGGAACGCAGCTTTACTCGCCACTAGAAGACTTAAGGATAACATAATGAGACTTGCAGCTTCGTTCTTAAAGAGTGACGTAGAGGAACTTCAATATAAGGATGGGAAAGTTTACAACCCTAAGTCTGGGAAGGAGATGTCCCTAAAGGAAATTGCAAGAAAGACTACTGGAAATCTGGGGGGAGTTTGGAGGTACAAAGCTGAACCGACACTAGAAGCTACAGCATCATTTGGCTTTGACAATTACACCTTCCCTTACGGTAGCCACATTGCCATGGTGGAAGTGGATGAGACCGGTAAAGTGAAGGTATTAAACTATGTGGCCATAGACGATATAGGTCTAGTGGTAAACCCGATGCTTGCTGAAGGACAAGTCCATGGAGGGATTATCCAAGGGTTTGGAGAAGCTCTACTTGAAGAAATCGTGTATAGTAGGGAAGGTACCCCGTTAACCACTAACTTTTCAGAATATGCAATACCGAGCGCTGTTGAGTCATTTAACATGAAATGGGTCTACTTGGAAGAGGGCAAGTCAAGTGCACCTCTACCAGCTAAAGGAATAGGAGAAGGAGCTACGATAGGTGCACCCCCGGCCATAGTCAGGGCTTTAGAGAAGGCAATAGGGAAGAAAATTACGAAAATTCCAGTCAGAATGGAAGAATTAATTTAG
- a CDS encoding NAD(P)/FAD-dependent oxidoreductase, producing the protein MTKVLVLGARFGGLTTAYTLKRLVGKAADIKVINKSRFSYFRPALPHVSVNYMDVEQLKIDLAQALPEKGIQFQEGTVTKIDAKSNKVIYKTPSGAETEEEYDYVVVALGAHLATDLVKGWDKYGYSVCEPEYAVKLRDRLQTFEGGNIAIGSGFFYQGHNPAPNVPKNFVPNADAACEGPVFEMSLMLSGYLKKRGVWNKTKITVFSPGEYLSDLSPASRKAVAEIYKSMGIDLVHNFKIKEVREHEIVSEDGKTIPSDVTILIPPYTGNPALKNSTPDLVDDGGFIPTDLNMVSIKYDNVYAVGDANSLTVPKLGYLAVQTGRIAAQHLANRLGFNVKIDKYYPTIVCVADNPYENFAVAVKDDTWYGGQISEAIPSTANHLKKELFTKYFMWTKGDMALEKFLASW; encoded by the coding sequence ATGACAAAAGTCCTCGTGTTAGGAGCTAGGTTCGGAGGTCTAACAACTGCATATACATTGAAGAGGTTAGTAGGAAAAGCAGCTGATATAAAAGTAATTAACAAGAGCAGGTTCTCCTACTTTAGGCCAGCGCTACCTCATGTTTCAGTAAATTATATGGATGTAGAACAGCTCAAAATTGACCTTGCACAAGCTCTACCGGAAAAAGGGATCCAGTTCCAAGAAGGAACAGTAACCAAGATTGATGCAAAGAGTAATAAGGTAATATACAAAACACCTTCTGGTGCTGAGACTGAAGAAGAATACGATTATGTCGTAGTAGCACTAGGTGCTCATCTAGCTACTGACTTGGTTAAGGGATGGGACAAATACGGATATAGTGTATGTGAGCCGGAATACGCTGTAAAACTGAGGGATAGACTCCAGACTTTTGAGGGAGGAAATATAGCTATAGGCTCTGGTTTCTTCTATCAGGGCCATAACCCAGCCCCGAATGTCCCCAAGAATTTTGTACCAAACGCTGACGCCGCATGCGAAGGACCGGTATTTGAAATGTCATTAATGCTATCGGGCTACCTCAAAAAGAGAGGAGTATGGAATAAGACAAAAATAACGGTCTTCTCGCCAGGCGAGTACTTATCAGACCTATCCCCTGCCTCAAGGAAAGCTGTAGCTGAAATTTATAAGTCCATGGGTATTGATTTGGTACATAACTTCAAGATCAAGGAGGTAAGAGAACACGAAATAGTGAGTGAGGACGGTAAAACGATCCCCTCTGACGTGACAATTCTGATCCCACCATACACTGGTAATCCAGCGTTAAAGAACTCAACTCCAGACCTAGTAGATGATGGAGGATTTATACCAACAGACCTCAACATGGTGTCTATAAAGTATGACAACGTGTATGCAGTAGGAGACGCTAACTCACTGACTGTACCCAAGCTGGGTTACTTAGCAGTCCAAACTGGTAGGATAGCTGCACAACATCTAGCTAATAGACTAGGATTTAACGTGAAAATAGATAAGTATTACCCGACTATCGTATGTGTAGCTGACAACCCGTATGAAAACTTTGCTGTAGCAGTTAAAGACGATACTTGGTACGGTGGACAAATATCCGAGGCTATACCGTCAACTGCTAACCACTTAAAGAAGGAATTATTCACAAAGTACTTCATGTGGACTAAGGGAGATATGGCACTGGAGAAGTTCTTGGCGAGCTGGTAA
- a CDS encoding tetratricopeptide repeat protein, translating to MSLWYNIKDSDVYLHKGITYYSQGLYDDALGMFEMALKVDPANVEAHNYKGLSLIGLSRYDEAQREFEDVLKLDPQNLVAHLGLGVVLLNKGKYEEALKEFNKVSRKNPNSVEVHNLKGQAYYKMGKYESAIRQYNEALKLDPKNAAIHYNKGLVYFAMGNYRKAIEEFDIAVTLEPTLFEAIRKLEEAKLKLSQQPPKTRQHRAVKNTQDIDYSKWIGRKIYGYKIENILGEGGFGIVFLVSYSGKYYAMKVRKISYSQGISNSLTKIALDVFQDLQTESANLISLSKKSPHLVEIYAIYIDSNKLRNAIEGNMREYTQSPPAIIMEYMEGGDIRSIVNDRIVYSSLWYKVVASIGYQIASALEVVHKEGYVHLDVKPENFFLSKKVNVNTAQDLLSYFSGGSLTVKLGDLGAAKRIGQRVTEISPLYAPPEQFNPNSIADPKMDIFALGASLYSLYKGVSGFNPPEISNSTYPDVVSKYYAYFNNLVNDCNMRGQNCNTLERVLLWLVHPDPRQRPSMTTVKEWLSRV from the coding sequence TTGTCATTATGGTATAACATTAAAGACTCTGATGTTTACCTCCACAAGGGTATTACCTACTACAGTCAGGGGCTCTATGACGACGCGTTAGGGATGTTTGAAATGGCCCTGAAAGTAGACCCGGCAAACGTCGAGGCACATAATTATAAGGGACTTTCTTTAATAGGCCTTAGTAGATATGATGAAGCCCAAAGAGAATTTGAGGATGTCTTAAAACTAGACCCACAGAACCTCGTTGCCCATCTAGGTCTTGGAGTAGTACTCCTAAACAAGGGAAAGTATGAAGAAGCTTTAAAGGAATTTAACAAAGTGTCAAGGAAAAACCCTAACTCAGTAGAGGTACATAACCTGAAAGGACAAGCATATTATAAAATGGGTAAGTATGAGTCTGCAATCAGGCAATACAATGAAGCACTTAAGCTAGACCCAAAAAACGCAGCAATCCATTACAATAAAGGTCTAGTCTATTTTGCCATGGGGAATTATAGAAAGGCTATTGAGGAATTTGATATAGCAGTCACGCTGGAGCCTACCCTCTTTGAGGCGATTAGGAAATTAGAAGAGGCAAAACTTAAACTTTCACAGCAACCCCCTAAGACCAGACAACACAGGGCTGTAAAAAATACACAAGATATAGATTATAGTAAATGGATAGGGAGGAAAATATACGGTTATAAAATAGAAAATATACTCGGTGAAGGGGGTTTCGGTATTGTATTCTTAGTGAGCTATAGTGGAAAATACTATGCCATGAAAGTCAGGAAGATCTCTTATTCCCAAGGTATATCCAACAGTCTAACTAAGATAGCCTTAGATGTCTTCCAGGACCTCCAGACAGAGTCGGCGAACTTAATTAGCTTATCTAAAAAGTCCCCTCACCTAGTCGAGATCTATGCGATTTATATAGATTCTAACAAGTTGAGGAACGCAATTGAAGGGAACATGAGAGAATATACTCAAAGCCCGCCGGCGATTATAATGGAATATATGGAAGGAGGTGATATAAGGTCAATAGTAAATGACCGTATAGTATACTCTTCTTTGTGGTACAAAGTCGTAGCCTCAATAGGGTACCAAATAGCCAGTGCCCTTGAAGTAGTCCATAAAGAGGGTTACGTCCACTTAGACGTAAAACCTGAAAACTTCTTTTTATCTAAAAAAGTGAACGTAAATACAGCCCAGGACCTTCTGTCCTACTTTTCCGGCGGTAGCCTGACCGTAAAGCTAGGAGACTTAGGTGCTGCAAAAAGGATCGGTCAGAGAGTGACAGAGATTTCGCCACTTTATGCACCGCCAGAACAGTTCAACCCGAACTCGATAGCCGACCCTAAAATGGACATATTTGCTCTGGGTGCGTCCTTATACTCTCTGTACAAAGGAGTAAGCGGTTTTAATCCACCTGAAATATCTAACTCCACCTATCCCGACGTAGTCAGTAAGTATTACGCTTACTTTAACAACCTAGTAAACGACTGTAATATGAGAGGGCAAAACTGCAACACCCTAGAGAGGGTACTCTTATGGCTAGTGCATCCAGACCCGCGCCAAAGACCTTCAATGACCACAGTAAAGGAATGGTTAAGTAGGGTATAG
- a CDS encoding DUF1286 domain-containing protein, which yields MKLYTHLLFSTGLLTLLGTTLTHHFYASLLFSGVVASIGNTLIDRLGHETRYFSGREVIRRTPLTHTVPRSVMWGVIPAVIITGLYYLTFNQLTPRIIELTIISLLNGPSHMLLDAFTERGIYRKVNGKWRRVALAHFRYNDLAVNSLASLTGILMLFVAMQLTHPYYYSYYP from the coding sequence GTGAAACTATACACTCACTTATTATTCTCTACAGGCTTACTTACACTGTTAGGCACAACACTAACCCATCATTTCTATGCATCACTCCTCTTTTCAGGAGTAGTAGCGAGTATAGGGAACACACTCATCGACAGGCTGGGGCACGAAACGAGGTACTTTTCAGGGAGGGAAGTAATAAGGAGGACACCGCTAACACACACCGTCCCCAGAAGTGTAATGTGGGGAGTAATACCAGCAGTAATAATAACTGGCTTATACTACTTAACGTTTAACCAACTCACACCCAGAATTATAGAACTTACAATCATAAGCTTATTAAATGGCCCGTCCCACATGCTCCTCGACGCTTTCACAGAAAGGGGGATATACCGTAAGGTGAACGGGAAGTGGAGGAGAGTAGCACTAGCACACTTCCGCTATAACGACTTAGCGGTGAATAGCTTAGCCTCATTGACAGGTATACTAATGCTCTTCGTAGCAATGCAGTTAACACATCCTTACTATTACAGTTATTATCCCTAG
- a CDS encoding DUF1641 domain-containing protein — translation MSADLQLESLLSDDKISALTKVVEILSTAENKYGLLSAIQGFLSDEEMLGKVLSSVINDQTLGLMTKWNNLMKLADKFADETTIENLNAVLDLVGILNKTGILDPIKGLLQDEETLGKILSAIVNDTTLNLMSKWGNLVKLADKFADETTIENLNAVLDLVGILNKTGILDPIKGLLQDEETLGKILSAIVNDTTLNLMSKWGNLVKLMEFASNEETITTLNDVLELYGKLKKLGLIDVVKGVLDDEETIGKVMSALVNDFTFNLLSNWNLIVSDLAKIDLTNFKYYTLLVNETGEALKEEKILKIDHWWDLLNMFKDPEVRVGLGVVVAILKHIGRYHMQYIGDGKK, via the coding sequence ATGTCTGCTGACCTACAGCTAGAGTCTCTGCTGTCAGATGATAAAATCTCTGCCTTAACAAAGGTAGTTGAAATTTTATCTACGGCTGAAAACAAATATGGGTTACTGTCTGCAATTCAAGGTTTTTTATCTGACGAAGAGATGCTAGGTAAGGTATTATCTTCTGTCATAAATGACCAGACACTAGGTCTTATGACTAAGTGGAATAATTTAATGAAGCTTGCAGACAAGTTTGCCGATGAAACAACCATAGAAAACTTAAACGCTGTACTAGACCTAGTTGGCATACTAAACAAGACTGGTATTCTAGACCCCATTAAAGGACTATTACAAGACGAAGAAACACTAGGAAAAATCCTATCTGCAATAGTAAATGACACCACACTGAACCTAATGAGCAAATGGGGAAACCTAGTAAAGCTTGCAGACAAGTTTGCCGATGAAACAACCATAGAAAACTTAAACGCTGTACTAGACCTAGTTGGCATACTAAACAAGACTGGTATTCTAGACCCCATTAAAGGACTATTACAAGACGAAGAAACACTAGGAAAAATCCTATCTGCAATAGTAAATGACACCACACTGAACCTAATGAGCAAATGGGGAAACCTAGTAAAGCTAATGGAATTTGCCTCTAACGAAGAAACTATAACTACGCTGAATGACGTATTGGAACTTTATGGTAAACTAAAGAAACTCGGCTTAATAGACGTAGTTAAGGGAGTACTTGACGATGAGGAGACTATAGGAAAAGTTATGTCAGCTTTAGTGAATGACTTTACATTTAATTTATTATCTAACTGGAATCTTATAGTAAGTGATCTAGCAAAAATAGACTTAACTAACTTTAAGTACTACACCTTACTGGTCAACGAGACTGGAGAAGCGTTAAAAGAAGAAAAAATCTTGAAAATTGACCATTGGTGGGACTTACTCAACATGTTCAAGGACCCTGAAGTAAGAGTTGGTTTAGGCGTAGTAGTGGCAATCCTAAAGCACATCGGAAGATATCATATGCAATATATAGGAGACGGTAAAAAGTAA